Genomic window (Pseudomonas sp. L5B5):
GGGAACAGACCCCTGGCCCTCTGTTATGCTCGCCGGCATGAAAAAATCTCTCCCCCTCAGCCTGATCGCGGCACTCGCTGAAAACCGCGTGATTGGCGTCGACAACAGCATGCCCTGGCACCTGCCGGGGGACTTCAAGTACTTCAAGGCCACGACCCTGGGCAAGCCGATCATCATGGGGCGCAAGACCTGGGATTCGCTCCGACGGCCGCTACCCGGCCGGTTGAACATCGTGGTCAGTCGTCAGACCGGCCTGATGCTCGAAGGTGCCGAGGTGTACCCCTCGCTGGAGGCCGCCGTGGTGCGCGCCGAGCAATGGGCGCTGGAGCAGGGCGTGGACGAACTGATGCTGATCGGTGGTGCACAGCTCTATGCCCAGGCCCTGGAGCAGGCGGATCGCCTGTACCTGACGCGAGTGGCCCTGAACCCGCAAGGCGATGCCTGGTTCCCGGCATTCGATGAGCAGCAGTGGAAGCGGGTGTCCAAAGTACTCAACCCGGCGGAAGGCGACAGGCCGGCCTACAGCTTCGAAGTCTGGGAAAAGACCCAGTAGCCGCTGCCGAGCCTGCGAGGCTGCGCCAAGGGCCGCAGGACCTTCAGCGATCCTGAGACCCTCGTGGCCCTGCGGGCCATGCGCAGCCTGCGGCAGCGGCTACACGGAGCAGTCAGGCGTGGGCCAGTTCTTCGTGTTCGTCGGCGTCCAGCAGGGCCTTGTCGGTCTGTCCCATGATCTGGCTGGTAAGGGCACCTGCGGTCATCGAGCCGCTGACGTTCAGCGCGGTGCGGCCCATGTCGATCAATGGTTCCACGGAAATCAGCAGGGCCACCAGGGACACCGGCAAGCCCATGGCCGGCAGCACGATCAGCGCGGCGAAGGTGGCGCCACCACCAACCCCGGCCACTCCGGCCGAACTCAGGGTCACGATGGCCACCAGGGTGGCAATCCACATTGGGTCCAGCGGGTTGATGCCCACGGTGGGTGCGACCATCACCGCCAGCATGGCCGGGTACAGGCCGGCGCAACCGTTCTGGCCGATGGTGGCGCCGAACGAGGCGGCGAAGCTCGCGATGGACTGCGGGATACCCAGGCGCCGGGTCTGGGCCTCGATGCTCAGGGGAATGCTCGCCGCGCTGGAGCGGCTAGTGAAGGCGAAGGTCAGTACCGGCCAGACCTTGCGGAAGAAGCGCAGCGGGTTGATCCCGGCCAGGGATACCAGCAGGCCGTGGACCACGAACATCAGGCCCAGGCCGATGTAGGACACCACCACGAAGCTGCCCAGCTTGATGATGTCCTGCAGGTTGGAGCCGGCCACTACCTTGGTCATCAGGGCCAGCACCCCGTAAGGGGTGAGCTTCATCACCAGGCGCACCAGGCGCATCACCCAGGCTTGCAGGGTGTCGATGGCGTTGAGCACTTTCTGGCCCTTGTCGGCGTCATCCTTGAGCAGTTGCAGGGCTGCCACGCCCAGGAAGGCCGCGAAGATCACCACGCTGATGATCGAGGTCGGCTTGGCCCGGGCCAAGTCGGCGAAGGGGTTCTGCGGGATGAACGACAGCAGCAACTGCGGCACGTTGAGGTCGGCGACCTTGCCGGCGTAATCGCTCTGGATGACCTGCAGGCGCGCCATTTCCTGGGTGCCGGCCACCAGTCCTTCGGCGCTCAGGCCGAACAGGTTGGTCAGGCCGATGCCGATCAGGGCCGCGATGGCCGTGGTGAACAGCAGGGTGCCGATGGTCAGGAAGCTGATCTTGCCCAGGGACGAGGCGTTGTGCAGGCGGGCCACGGCGCTGAGGATCGAGGCGAACACCAGCGGGATCACGATCATCTGCAGCAGCTGCACATAGCCGTTGCCGACCAGGTCGAACCAGCCGATGGAGGTCTTGAGGATCGGGTTGCCGGCACCGTAGATGCTGTGCAGGGCGATACCGAACACCACGCCCAGTACCAGCGCCAGCAGCACCTTCTTGGCCAGGCTCCAGGTGGTATGGCGGGTTTGTGCCAGGCCCAGCAGCAAGGCCAGGAACACCAGCAGGTTGAGGATCAGCGGCAGATTCATTGGGGCTCCGGTAAGACGTGTGCCAATCGCGGCTCGGGCGATTGCGAACCGGCAAGCCTAACAGTTTGAAATCTATTGAATTAATAACGATATCGCATGGCGACTGTCGTTTTTGGAATAAGCCGGTGGCGTTATGGCGCATGGAGTTGACGCTTACAGGACGCAGGCCGTCGTGTGCAGACGAGAACTGTCACAGGGATTTGTTAGCGTCGATAACTTTCACCCAGGGAGAAAATCGCCGATGAAATTCGCACCCAAACTGCTTGCCGCCGCACTTTGCCTGGGCCTTGCCGGCCAGGTATTCGCCACCGAGTTGAAGCACTGGCCCGCGGAGCAGGCCAAGCAGCTGGACGCGATGATCGCGGCCAATGCCAACAAGGGTAACTACGCGGTGTTCGACATGGACAACACCAGTTACCGCTACGACCTGGAAGAATCCCTGCTGCCTTTCATGGAAAACAAGGGCCTGATCACCCGCGACACGCTCGATCCGTCGCTCAAGCTGATCCCGTTCAAGGACACCGCCGAACACAAGGAAAGCCTGTTCAGCTACTACTATCGGCTCTGCGAGATCGACGACATGGTCTGTTACCCCTGGGTTGCCCAGGTGTTCTCGGGCTTCACCCTCAAGGAACTCAAGGGTCATGTGGATGAGCTGATGGCCTCCGGCAAGCCGGTGCCGAGCACCTATTTCGACGGTGACGTGGTCAAGACCATCGAGGTCAACCCGCCCAAGGTCTTCACCGGCCAGGCCGAGCTGTACAACAAGCTGATGGAGAACGGCATCGAGGTCTACGTGATGACCGCCGCTTCCGAAGAGCTGGTGCGCATGGTCGCCGCCGATCCCAAGTACGGCTACAACGTCAAGCCGCAGAACGTCATTGGCGTGACCACCCTGCTCAAGGACCGCAAGACCGGTGCGCTGACGACGGCACGCAAGCAGATAACCGAAGGCAAGTACGACGAGAAGGCCAACCTGGGCCTGGAGCTGACGCCCTACCTGTGGACCCCGGCCACCTGGATGGCGGGCAAGCACGCGGCGATCCTGACCTACATCGATGAATGGAAGAAACCGGTGCTGGTGGGCGGCGATACCCCCACCAGCGATGGCTACATGCTGTTCCACGATGTGGACGTGGCCAAGGGCGGCATCCACCTGTGGATCAACCGCAAGGACAAGTACATGACCCAACTCAACGGCATGATCGCCAAGCATGCCGCAGCCCAGGCCAAGCAAGGGCTGGCGGTGACCGCCGACAAGAACTGGGTGATCGTCAAGCCGGAAGATATCCAGTAGTTCGCTGTCAGCCGGTGGGGAAGGTGCTCTCGACCGCTTTCCCCAGCGGATCATCCGTCATGCCGGCCAGGGCCTTGGGGCCCTGTCCCGGTGAGTGTTTCAACTTGTGACAGCCAAACCCCCTCTGCCATAATCGCGCCCGTTTGCACTCTCCCGCCTGCTCTCCCTGTGCCGGGTTCATCCCCGTCTGCACGTAATGGACTACGTTGTGAGCTATCTCTCGATCGAATTCGGCCTCTGCTTCATCCTGTTCTTCGTTCTGTACTGGGGCCTGGGTTTCAGCCTGCGGCTGCAGAATGCCCTGCTGCTGGCCGCCAGCTACGCCATCCTGGCCAGCTTCAGCCTGAACTTCCTTTATATCCTGCTGGGCTACACCGCCCTGGTCTACCTGCTGGGGCTGCTTAGCCAGCGTTATCCCGGGCGTGGCTGGGTCAACGGCTTGATGCTGTTGCTGGTGCTGGGGGCCTTCTATTTATTCAAGTATCAGGATTTCTTCACCAGCAGCGTGCAGGGCGTCTTCGCCCAGTTCGGCGTGGAAGTGTCACTGCCATTGCTGGAGGTGCTGCTGCCGGTGGGGCTGTCCTTCTATGCCTTCCACTCGGTCAGCTACCTGGTGTCGATCAATCGCCGTGAGCTGACTGCGGGCTCACCCTTCGACCTGGCGCTGTACCTGGCCTTTTTCCCCAGCCTGATTGCCGGCCCGGTGAACCGGGCGATTCCCATGCTGGGACAGATCAACCCGCCACAGCTGCGCCAGGTGCTGGAGCCGCAACGGGCGCTGGGTCTGATCGCGGTGGCGGTGGTCAAGCTGTTCTTCCTCAGCTCGTGGCTGGCCAACGAGTGGGTCGATCCGGTGTTCGAGAGCCCGGTGGCGTTTTCCGCCGAGCAGATCCTGCGGGCGGTCTACGGTTATTCGTTCCTGATCTACTTCAACTTCAGCGGTTATACCGACCTGGTGACCGGTATTGCCCTGCTGCTGGGGTTCCGCCTGCCGGAGAACTTCAACTACCCCTACGCGGCGCGCAACCTCAAGGAGTTCTGGGGACGCTGGCACATCAGCCTGTCGACCTTCATCCGCGACTACGTGTACATCCCGTTGGGGGGCAACCGTGGCCCGGTATGGCGCGGCAACCTGAACATGCTGCTGGCGATGCTGATCTCCGGCCTGTGGCACGGCGCCAGCGCCAACTTCATCATCTGGGGTGCGCTGCATGGCGTCGGCCTGGCGCTTTACAAGCTGTGCAGCCCATTGCTGGCGCGTGGCCCGGCCTGGTCCCGGTCCGACCTGATGGCCCGCCTGCTGACCTTCCACTACGTGGCGCTGGCCTGGATCTTCTTCCGTTGCGCGACCCTGTCCGATGCCCTGGACATGCTGGGCGGCCTGGGTGGCCTGTCCCTCTCCGGACTGGCTGGCAGTGCGCTGTCGCTGCTGGGCTGTCTGTTGTTCGTGGCCTTCTATCCCTGGATCGTGGCTCTGCTGCGCCGCCTGTTCGACGCGGCCACCCGCTTGCCGTGGCTGCTGTATCCAGTGCCGCTGGGGCTGTTCATCTGCGTGGTCATTTTCGCCTCACCGTCGGGCGTACCGGGGTTCATCTATGCCAGTTTCTAACCGTTCACCCTTGTCGGTCAGCCTGGGCAGCGCAGCCAAGGTGCTTTATGCCCTGGTGGCGACCAGCCTGCTGCTGGTGTGGTTCAACCAGCAATCGATCCGTCTCTAT
Coding sequences:
- a CDS encoding haloacid dehalogenase-like hydrolase, translating into MKFAPKLLAAALCLGLAGQVFATELKHWPAEQAKQLDAMIAANANKGNYAVFDMDNTSYRYDLEESLLPFMENKGLITRDTLDPSLKLIPFKDTAEHKESLFSYYYRLCEIDDMVCYPWVAQVFSGFTLKELKGHVDELMASGKPVPSTYFDGDVVKTIEVNPPKVFTGQAELYNKLMENGIEVYVMTAASEELVRMVAADPKYGYNVKPQNVIGVTTLLKDRKTGALTTARKQITEGKYDEKANLGLELTPYLWTPATWMAGKHAAILTYIDEWKKPVLVGGDTPTSDGYMLFHDVDVAKGGIHLWINRKDKYMTQLNGMIAKHAAAQAKQGLAVTADKNWVIVKPEDIQ
- a CDS encoding MBOAT family O-acyltransferase translates to MSYLSIEFGLCFILFFVLYWGLGFSLRLQNALLLAASYAILASFSLNFLYILLGYTALVYLLGLLSQRYPGRGWVNGLMLLLVLGAFYLFKYQDFFTSSVQGVFAQFGVEVSLPLLEVLLPVGLSFYAFHSVSYLVSINRRELTAGSPFDLALYLAFFPSLIAGPVNRAIPMLGQINPPQLRQVLEPQRALGLIAVAVVKLFFLSSWLANEWVDPVFESPVAFSAEQILRAVYGYSFLIYFNFSGYTDLVTGIALLLGFRLPENFNYPYAARNLKEFWGRWHISLSTFIRDYVYIPLGGNRGPVWRGNLNMLLAMLISGLWHGASANFIIWGALHGVGLALYKLCSPLLARGPAWSRSDLMARLLTFHYVALAWIFFRCATLSDALDMLGGLGGLSLSGLAGSALSLLGCLLFVAFYPWIVALLRRLFDAATRLPWLLYPVPLGLFICVVIFASPSGVPGFIYASF
- a CDS encoding L-cystine transporter translates to MNLPLILNLLVFLALLLGLAQTRHTTWSLAKKVLLALVLGVVFGIALHSIYGAGNPILKTSIGWFDLVGNGYVQLLQMIVIPLVFASILSAVARLHNASSLGKISFLTIGTLLFTTAIAALIGIGLTNLFGLSAEGLVAGTQEMARLQVIQSDYAGKVADLNVPQLLLSFIPQNPFADLARAKPTSIISVVIFAAFLGVAALQLLKDDADKGQKVLNAIDTLQAWVMRLVRLVMKLTPYGVLALMTKVVAGSNLQDIIKLGSFVVVSYIGLGLMFVVHGLLVSLAGINPLRFFRKVWPVLTFAFTSRSSAASIPLSIEAQTRRLGIPQSIASFAASFGATIGQNGCAGLYPAMLAVMVAPTVGINPLDPMWIATLVAIVTLSSAGVAGVGGGATFAALIVLPAMGLPVSLVALLISVEPLIDMGRTALNVSGSMTAGALTSQIMGQTDKALLDADEHEELAHA
- a CDS encoding dihydrofolate reductase, whose product is MKKSLPLSLIAALAENRVIGVDNSMPWHLPGDFKYFKATTLGKPIIMGRKTWDSLRRPLPGRLNIVVSRQTGLMLEGAEVYPSLEAAVVRAEQWALEQGVDELMLIGGAQLYAQALEQADRLYLTRVALNPQGDAWFPAFDEQQWKRVSKVLNPAEGDRPAYSFEVWEKTQ